One window from the genome of Acidobacteriota bacterium encodes:
- the guaB gene encoding IMP dehydrogenase: MAGLTEALTFDDILLVPRHSQVLPSKVDVASRLTRRIKLNVPILSAAMDTVTESRLAIAMAQHGGIGIIHKNLSPEEQASEVDRVKRSESGMIVNPITLSPNHQIFEALELMKRYRISGVPITDDGSKEGRLVGILTNRDLRFATSMDRPISAIMTTENLITVPVGTHLDTAREMFHHHKVEKLLVVDADYRLKGLITVKDIQKLIKYPNACKDDLGRLRVGAAIGVGKDTPERAAALVAAHVDVLVIDTAHGHSQGVLDMVEKLRGEYPNVDLVAGNVATAGATTALIDRGVDAVKVGIGAGSICTTRVVAGIGVPMISAVAACARAAGDRDVPIIADGGIRYSGDLTKAFAVGASAVMIGSLFAGTDESPGEVILYQGRSFKEYRGMGSLGAMRRGSRDRYFQDEFDLDGAEGVEKLVPEGIEGRVAHKGSVSAMIHQLIGGLRAGMGYTGCPDIPTLQRDAELIRVTAAGMREGHVHDVIITKEAPNYRVE; encoded by the coding sequence ATGGCGGGACTCACCGAGGCCCTGACGTTTGACGACATCCTGCTGGTGCCGCGGCACTCGCAGGTGCTGCCGAGCAAGGTGGACGTCGCGTCGCGCCTGACCCGGCGAATCAAGCTGAACGTTCCCATCCTCTCGGCGGCCATGGACACCGTCACCGAGAGCCGCCTGGCCATTGCGATGGCGCAACACGGCGGCATCGGCATCATTCACAAGAACCTCAGCCCCGAGGAACAGGCGTCGGAAGTGGACCGCGTCAAGCGGTCCGAGAGCGGCATGATCGTGAATCCGATCACCCTCTCCCCCAACCATCAGATTTTCGAGGCGCTCGAACTGATGAAGCGCTACCGCATCAGCGGTGTGCCGATTACCGACGATGGGAGCAAGGAGGGGCGGCTGGTTGGCATCCTGACCAACCGCGACCTGCGATTCGCCACGAGTATGGACCGCCCCATCTCGGCGATCATGACCACCGAGAACCTCATCACGGTGCCGGTGGGCACGCACCTCGATACCGCGCGTGAGATGTTCCATCACCACAAGGTGGAGAAGCTCCTGGTGGTGGACGCTGACTACCGGCTCAAGGGGTTGATCACCGTCAAGGACATCCAGAAGCTCATCAAATATCCGAACGCGTGCAAAGACGACCTCGGCCGCCTGCGCGTGGGAGCCGCCATCGGTGTTGGCAAGGACACGCCGGAGCGCGCCGCTGCCCTGGTGGCCGCGCACGTGGACGTGCTCGTCATCGATACGGCGCACGGCCACTCGCAGGGTGTGCTCGACATGGTGGAGAAGCTTCGCGGCGAGTACCCGAATGTGGATCTGGTGGCCGGTAATGTGGCAACCGCCGGCGCCACAACCGCGCTCATCGACCGCGGGGTTGACGCCGTGAAGGTCGGCATCGGCGCGGGCTCCATTTGCACCACACGTGTCGTGGCCGGCATCGGTGTGCCGATGATCAGCGCCGTGGCCGCGTGTGCGCGCGCGGCCGGCGATCGCGATGTGCCGATCATCGCCGACGGCGGTATCCGTTACTCGGGCGACCTGACCAAGGCCTTCGCCGTAGGCGCGAGCGCCGTCATGATTGGCAGCCTCTTTGCCGGCACCGACGAAAGCCCGGGCGAGGTCATTCTCTATCAGGGCCGGAGCTTCAAGGAGTACCGCGGGATGGGCTCGCTTGGCGCGATGCGCCGCGGCAGCCGCGACCGGTACTTCCAGGACGAGTTCGACCTTGACGGCGCTGAAGGGGTGGAAAAACTGGTCCCCGAGGGGATTGAAGGCCGCGTGGCCCACAAGGGCAGCGTCTCGGCGATGATTCACCAGCTCATCGGTGGCCTGCGCGCCGGCATGGGTTACACCGGGTGCCCCGACATTCCGACCCTTCAGCGCGACGCCGAACTCATTCGCGTGACGGCCGCCGGGATGCGCGAGGGTCACGTCCACGACGTGATCATCACCAAGGAAGCGCCGAACTACCGCGTCGAGTAA
- the secA gene encoding preprotein translocase subunit SecA, which translates to MINTLLGKIIGTQNERELKRLRPLVATINTLEAPLTSLSDSELRAKTETFKARLAQGESLDDLLPEAFAVVREGGRRVLNMRHFDVQLIGGMVLHGGRIAEMKTGEGKTLVATLPAYLNALAGKGVHVVTVNDYLARRDSEWMGRLYRFLGLSVGVIQHDLNDADRQAAYRCDITYGTNNEYGFDYLRDNMKYDLGHYVQRGHFFAIVDEVDSILIDEARTPLIISGPAEQSTDLYYEVDKIIPKLKAGAVTQGNVKAEDREALETTGDFLVDEKHKTVQLTESGMAKAEQMLAHRIVAGSSGMYDPANMPLLHHIHQALRAHALFKVDVDYMIKDGQILIVDEFTGRLMPGRRWSDGLHQAVEAKEKVKIERENQTLATITFQNYFRKYEKLSGMTGTAETEAEEFNKIYKLDVIVAPTNRGLQRIEEPDTVYRTDAEKAEAIVNDIAEKQKTGRPTLVGTVSIEKSEKFSNMLKRRGVKHVVLNAKYHAQEAEIVAQAGRQGTVTIATNMAGRGTDILLGGNPEFKARQQTLIEQVAERLPKGQEKYVDDEEFVYFFHIDSFYRVPRPDYERIYAVLKADADADHEAVVKAGGLHIIGTERHEARRIDNQLRGRAGRQGDPGSSRFYLSLEDDLMRIFMGSGRISGLMERLGMEEGVPIEARMVTKAIERAQKQVEAQNFSTRKHLLEYDDVMNKQRESVYSLRRQLLDGQVRISEEEEVDTRGYLMSLAEDVLGNLVDTHAPKDVDPETWDLVALRLAAADMFGLDAARLGALELDTMTSDGIIDAILELAVSQYAEKEKVLEADPSILRRVERDIMLQIVDAQWKDHLYSLDHLKEGIGLRGYGQRDPLVEYKKESFTLFQSMKDRIDEEIVRYLWRLRPVLSESGEAAPPVVAPPPRKAPPMTFSGGSSTTAPAASSLPRGASLGAPTPARTGGDDADLKTVRRDEPKIGRNDPCHCGSGKKFKKCHGA; encoded by the coding sequence ATGATCAACACTCTCCTCGGTAAAATCATCGGGACCCAGAACGAGCGCGAACTGAAGCGCTTGCGGCCGCTTGTCGCCACGATCAACACCCTCGAGGCGCCCCTCACCTCCCTGTCAGACTCGGAGCTCCGGGCCAAAACCGAAACCTTCAAGGCCAGGCTGGCCCAGGGCGAGTCGCTCGACGACCTGCTGCCCGAGGCCTTTGCAGTGGTACGCGAGGGCGGGCGGCGCGTGCTCAACATGCGGCACTTCGACGTGCAGCTCATCGGCGGTATGGTGCTGCACGGCGGCCGAATCGCTGAAATGAAAACCGGCGAAGGCAAGACACTGGTCGCCACACTCCCCGCCTACCTCAACGCCCTCGCCGGCAAGGGCGTCCATGTCGTCACCGTGAACGACTACCTGGCCCGCCGCGACTCGGAGTGGATGGGCCGGCTCTATCGCTTCCTGGGCCTTTCCGTGGGCGTCATTCAGCACGACCTGAACGACGCCGATCGCCAGGCGGCGTACCGGTGCGACATCACGTACGGCACCAACAACGAATACGGCTTCGACTACCTGCGCGACAACATGAAATACGACCTCGGGCACTACGTGCAGCGGGGCCACTTCTTCGCCATCGTTGACGAAGTCGACAGCATCCTGATCGACGAAGCGCGGACGCCGCTGATCATCTCGGGTCCCGCTGAACAGTCCACCGACCTCTACTACGAGGTGGACAAGATCATCCCGAAACTCAAGGCCGGCGCGGTCACGCAGGGCAACGTCAAAGCGGAAGATCGCGAAGCCCTGGAAACGACGGGCGACTTCCTCGTCGACGAGAAGCACAAGACTGTGCAGTTGACAGAGAGCGGCATGGCGAAGGCCGAACAGATGCTGGCCCACCGCATCGTCGCGGGCTCAAGCGGGATGTACGACCCGGCCAACATGCCACTGCTCCACCACATCCACCAGGCGCTGCGGGCGCACGCGCTGTTCAAGGTGGACGTGGACTACATGATCAAGGACGGCCAGATCCTGATCGTCGACGAGTTCACGGGCCGCCTCATGCCGGGCCGCCGGTGGAGCGACGGCTTGCACCAGGCCGTTGAGGCGAAGGAAAAGGTCAAGATCGAGCGCGAGAACCAGACGCTCGCCACCATCACCTTCCAGAACTACTTCCGCAAATACGAGAAACTTTCGGGAATGACCGGCACGGCCGAAACCGAGGCCGAGGAATTCAACAAGATCTACAAGCTCGATGTGATCGTGGCGCCCACCAACCGCGGGCTGCAGCGCATCGAGGAGCCCGACACCGTCTATCGCACCGACGCCGAAAAGGCCGAGGCCATCGTCAACGACATTGCCGAGAAGCAGAAGACGGGACGGCCCACCCTGGTCGGCACGGTGTCGATTGAGAAGTCCGAGAAGTTCTCGAACATGCTCAAGCGGCGCGGCGTCAAGCACGTCGTGCTCAACGCCAAATACCACGCGCAGGAAGCCGAGATCGTGGCGCAGGCGGGACGTCAGGGCACCGTGACCATCGCCACCAACATGGCCGGCCGCGGCACCGACATTCTGCTGGGCGGTAACCCCGAATTCAAAGCCCGACAGCAGACGCTGATCGAACAGGTGGCCGAGCGCCTGCCCAAGGGCCAGGAGAAGTACGTCGACGACGAAGAGTTCGTCTACTTCTTCCACATCGACAGCTTCTACCGGGTGCCACGGCCCGACTACGAGCGCATCTACGCCGTGCTCAAGGCCGACGCCGACGCGGATCATGAAGCGGTGGTCAAGGCCGGTGGCCTTCACATCATCGGTACCGAACGCCACGAGGCGCGCCGTATCGACAATCAGTTGCGTGGCCGCGCCGGCCGCCAGGGCGACCCGGGCTCGTCGCGTTTCTATCTCTCGCTCGAAGACGACCTCATGCGCATCTTTATGGGCTCGGGCCGCATCTCGGGTCTGATGGAGCGTCTGGGAATGGAAGAAGGCGTGCCCATTGAGGCGCGCATGGTCACCAAAGCCATCGAGCGCGCGCAAAAACAGGTGGAAGCCCAGAACTTCTCCACCCGCAAACACCTGCTTGAGTATGACGACGTCATGAACAAGCAGCGCGAGAGTGTGTATTCGCTTCGCCGGCAGCTGCTTGACGGGCAGGTGCGCATCTCCGAAGAAGAGGAAGTGGACACGCGCGGCTACCTGATGAGCCTGGCCGAAGACGTGCTGGGGAATCTGGTCGATACCCACGCGCCCAAGGACGTGGACCCGGAGACGTGGGACCTCGTGGCGCTGCGCCTGGCGGCCGCCGATATGTTTGGGTTGGACGCGGCCAGGCTTGGCGCGCTCGAACTCGACACGATGACGTCTGACGGCATCATCGATGCGATCCTCGAACTCGCCGTGTCGCAGTATGCCGAGAAGGAAAAGGTCCTCGAGGCCGACCCCTCAATTCTGCGGCGCGTGGAGCGCGACATCATGCTCCAGATCGTCGACGCCCAGTGGAAAGACCATCTCTACAGCCTCGACCACCTGAAGGAAGGCATCGGCCTGCGCGGCTACGGCCAGCGCGACCCGCTCGTCGAGTACAAAAAAGAGAGCTTCACGCTCTTCCAATCCATGAAGGATCGGATCGACGAAGAAATCGTCCGGTACTTGTGGCGCCTCCGGCCCGTGCTCTCCGAGAGCGGCGAAGCGGCTCCCCCGGTGGTGGCTCCCCCGCCACGCAAAGCGCCACCCATGACGTTCAGCGGCGGCAGTTCGACAACCGCTCCTGCGGCGTCGTCGTTACCGCGCGGCGCGTCACTGGGAGCGCCGACACCGGCACGCACCGGCGGCGATGACGCCGATCTCAAGACGGTGCGGCGCGATGAGCCGAAGATTGGCCGCAACGATCCCTGTCATTGCGGCAGCGGCAAGAAATTCAAGAAGTGCCATGGGGCCTAG
- a CDS encoding aminotransferase class IV: MSSLQAAVFVNGTITRAQDAVVPVFDHGFLYGEGVYETLRTYRGEPFLFGPHMDRLRRSAGLMALDVPYTDDQMAAYIRDTTRGYTDHFGAVGDTYIRILLTRGVGGLTYNPEACPAPTLVIIVKPFPAPPEHTFTHGIRVSLVSIRRNHPDALNPAIKSNNLLNNALAMQEALRHGADEALMMNQDGAIVECSQSNFFIVTQGRLRTAPLASGLLPGVTRAWVIDIARDLGIETNESDFTPADVFGADEAFITGTTREVTPVVAVDTHVIGTGAPGPLTASLLAEFRRRTG; the protein is encoded by the coding sequence ATGTCTTCCCTTCAAGCGGCAGTGTTTGTCAACGGCACCATCACACGGGCGCAGGACGCCGTGGTGCCGGTGTTCGATCACGGGTTCCTCTATGGCGAGGGCGTGTACGAAACGCTGCGCACCTATCGCGGCGAACCGTTCCTCTTCGGCCCGCACATGGATCGCCTGCGTCGCTCGGCCGGCCTGATGGCCCTCGACGTGCCGTACACCGACGACCAGATGGCCGCGTATATTCGCGACACCACGCGCGGCTACACGGACCATTTCGGCGCAGTCGGCGATACGTACATCCGGATCCTCCTCACTCGCGGCGTCGGAGGCCTGACCTACAACCCGGAGGCCTGCCCGGCGCCCACACTCGTCATCATCGTGAAGCCCTTCCCCGCTCCGCCGGAGCACACCTTCACACACGGCATTCGCGTATCGCTCGTCTCGATTCGACGCAATCACCCCGACGCGCTCAACCCCGCGATCAAGTCCAACAACCTGCTCAACAACGCGCTGGCCATGCAGGAAGCGTTGCGCCACGGCGCCGACGAAGCGCTGATGATGAATCAGGACGGGGCCATCGTTGAATGCTCCCAGTCCAACTTCTTCATCGTGACGCAGGGGCGCCTGAGGACGGCGCCGCTCGCCTCTGGACTCCTTCCGGGCGTCACGCGCGCGTGGGTCATCGACATCGCTCGCGACCTGGGAATTGAGACGAACGAATCAGACTTCACGCCTGCCGACGTCTTCGGTGCGGACGAAGCGTTCATCACGGGGACGACACGCGAGGTCACGCCGGTGGTGGCCGTCGATACCCACGTGATCGGCACCGGCGCGCCGGGGCCGCTGACGGCCAGCCTCCTGGCGGAATTCCGACGCCGCACGGGCTGA
- the tsaE gene encoding tRNA (adenosine(37)-N6)-threonylcarbamoyltransferase complex ATPase subunit type 1 TsaE, whose amino-acid sequence MRTIHTTSEEETTEAGKNIAAELRVGDVVLIDGPLGAGKTAFVRGLAEGLGADPNDVSSPTFTILQQYGGSLPLYHADLYRLTPAEVTDLGLEETGLDGILAVEWPDRWAERPMTAHQVAIDDQGGDDRRIRIRR is encoded by the coding sequence GTGAGGACCATTCACACCACCTCGGAGGAAGAGACCACCGAGGCGGGCAAGAACATCGCGGCCGAGTTGCGGGTGGGAGACGTCGTGTTGATCGACGGGCCCCTGGGCGCAGGCAAGACGGCCTTTGTGCGTGGTCTGGCCGAAGGACTCGGTGCGGACCCCAACGACGTGTCGAGTCCGACGTTCACAATCCTTCAGCAGTACGGCGGGTCGCTGCCGTTGTACCACGCCGACCTTTATCGGTTGACGCCTGCGGAGGTCACGGACTTGGGGCTTGAAGAAACCGGCCTCGACGGCATCCTCGCCGTGGAGTGGCCGGACCGATGGGCGGAGCGGCCGATGACGGCCCATCAGGTGGCGATCGACGATCAGGGCGGAGACGACCGCCGCATTCGCATCCGGCGCTGA
- the gcvP gene encoding aminomethyl-transferring glycine dehydrogenase, whose product MVEVTPVSDQFEIRHIGPRPSDLPHMLQAVGAATIDGLIDQIIPADIRLTAPMELPPAESETAYLSRLRTIAARNRVCRSYIGMGYYDTNTPPVIVRNVLENPGWYTPYTPYQAEIAQGRLESLLNFQTMVSDLTGMEIANASLLDEATAAAEAMTLLARVTKRQNATTFVVSNRVFPQVKAVLVTRAAPLGIQLRFVDFSTPGAASGLGEDVYGLYVQSPDDHGEVHDLRGLIEQAHAAGVLVAVGTDLLASAVFTPPGEMGADVVVGSAQRFGVPLGYGGPHAAFFATREAYVRQAPGRIIGVSVDSKGRRAYRMALATREQHIRREKATSNICTAQALLANISAFFAVYHGPSGIKAIAERVHGHASRLAAAVAGLGWTQTNRVLFDTVRFEGAVAAIDKVRAAAERLGINLRFPDAGVVQISLDETVTDADLADVVSVFEAAAGKKATVPVQGAAVAGALARTTPFLTHPVFSTCASETQMMRYIRRLEKKDIGLDTAMIPLGSCTMKLNAAAEMMPITWPEFSRLHPFAPVSQAAGYMQVIKELEEALCVVTGFAAMSLQPNSGAQGEFAGLLVINAYHASRGESHRDVVLIPQSAHGTNPASAAMVGLKVVVVATDPQGNVRLEDLQAKAEGHRDKLSCLMITYPSTHGVFEGAIREICRIIHDNGGQVYMDGANMNAQVGLTSPAAIGADVCHLNLHKTFAIPHGGGGPGMGPIGVAAHLAAFLPGHAVVETGGTSAISAVSAAPWGSASILLISYGYIRMLGAAGMTAATKFAMLNANYIKARLEGHYPVLYSGANGRVAHELIFDLRQFKAHGVDETDIAKRLMDYGFHAPTVSFPVAGTLMVEPTESEPLQELDRFCDAMIAIWSEVQAVIDGTADKVDNPLKNAPHPAEDVAADEWTHKYTRAQAAYPVPSLRHHKFWPTISRIDNPFGDRNLVCACPPLSDYE is encoded by the coding sequence ATCGTCGAGGTCACGCCCGTGTCCGATCAGTTTGAAATCCGTCACATTGGCCCCCGTCCGTCTGATCTCCCGCATATGTTGCAGGCGGTGGGTGCCGCAACGATCGACGGGTTGATCGACCAGATCATTCCTGCCGACATCCGGCTCACAGCGCCGATGGAGTTGCCGCCGGCCGAATCGGAGACCGCGTACTTGTCGCGGCTTCGCACCATTGCGGCGCGGAACCGGGTCTGCCGCAGCTACATCGGCATGGGGTACTACGACACGAACACCCCGCCGGTCATTGTGCGGAACGTCCTGGAAAACCCGGGTTGGTACACGCCCTACACGCCGTATCAGGCGGAAATTGCGCAGGGCCGGCTTGAGTCGCTGCTCAATTTCCAGACGATGGTGTCTGACCTGACGGGGATGGAGATTGCGAACGCGTCCCTGCTCGACGAGGCCACGGCGGCGGCGGAGGCGATGACGCTGCTGGCACGCGTGACGAAACGCCAGAACGCGACGACCTTTGTGGTGTCTAACCGTGTGTTTCCGCAGGTCAAGGCGGTGCTGGTCACCCGAGCGGCGCCGCTGGGCATTCAGTTGCGTTTTGTCGATTTCTCGACGCCTGGCGCGGCATCAGGGTTGGGAGAGGACGTCTACGGTCTCTACGTGCAGTCGCCCGATGACCATGGCGAGGTGCACGACCTGCGCGGCCTGATTGAGCAGGCGCACGCGGCTGGAGTACTGGTGGCTGTCGGTACGGATCTGCTGGCGTCGGCGGTGTTTACACCACCCGGTGAGATGGGGGCCGATGTCGTGGTGGGCAGTGCGCAGCGGTTTGGCGTGCCGTTGGGGTACGGCGGGCCGCACGCCGCGTTTTTTGCCACTCGTGAGGCCTATGTGCGGCAGGCGCCTGGGCGCATCATTGGCGTCTCGGTGGATTCCAAGGGACGGCGGGCGTATCGGATGGCGCTGGCCACGCGTGAGCAGCACATCCGCCGCGAGAAGGCCACGTCAAACATCTGCACGGCCCAGGCGTTGCTGGCGAATATTTCCGCGTTTTTCGCGGTGTATCACGGTCCATCGGGGATCAAGGCGATTGCGGAACGGGTACATGGACACGCCTCGCGGTTGGCCGCGGCGGTTGCGGGTCTGGGGTGGACGCAGACGAACCGCGTGCTCTTTGACACAGTGCGGTTTGAGGGAGCGGTGGCGGCGATCGACAAGGTCCGCGCGGCGGCCGAGCGGCTCGGGATCAACCTCAGGTTTCCGGACGCTGGCGTGGTCCAGATTTCGCTGGATGAGACTGTCACGGATGCCGACCTCGCGGATGTCGTGAGTGTGTTCGAGGCCGCCGCCGGCAAGAAGGCGACTGTGCCCGTTCAGGGAGCCGCAGTGGCTGGAGCGTTGGCACGCACGACGCCGTTCCTGACGCATCCGGTGTTCAGCACGTGTGCCTCTGAGACGCAGATGATGCGGTACATCCGCCGGTTGGAGAAGAAGGACATCGGGCTCGACACGGCGATGATTCCTCTTGGCTCCTGCACCATGAAGCTCAATGCGGCGGCCGAGATGATGCCGATCACCTGGCCGGAGTTTTCCAGGCTGCATCCGTTTGCGCCTGTCTCGCAGGCGGCCGGCTACATGCAGGTCATCAAGGAACTGGAAGAAGCGCTGTGTGTGGTGACCGGCTTCGCGGCGATGTCGCTGCAGCCGAACTCAGGCGCACAGGGCGAATTTGCGGGGTTGCTCGTCATCAACGCGTATCACGCGAGTCGGGGTGAATCGCATCGCGACGTGGTGCTCATTCCGCAGTCGGCCCATGGCACCAATCCTGCGAGCGCGGCGATGGTGGGCCTGAAAGTGGTGGTGGTGGCCACGGACCCGCAGGGGAATGTGCGGCTCGAGGACCTGCAGGCGAAGGCTGAAGGACATCGTGACAAGTTGTCGTGCCTGATGATCACCTATCCCAGCACGCACGGGGTGTTCGAGGGGGCGATTCGGGAGATCTGCCGGATCATCCATGACAACGGCGGGCAGGTCTACATGGACGGCGCGAACATGAATGCGCAGGTGGGCCTGACCAGTCCTGCGGCGATTGGCGCCGATGTGTGTCACCTCAACCTGCACAAGACGTTTGCCATTCCCCATGGCGGTGGCGGTCCTGGCATGGGGCCGATTGGTGTGGCCGCGCACCTGGCGGCATTCCTTCCGGGCCATGCGGTGGTTGAGACCGGTGGGACCAGCGCGATCTCGGCGGTGTCGGCGGCGCCGTGGGGCAGTGCGAGCATCCTCCTGATTTCGTACGGGTACATCCGGATGCTTGGCGCTGCCGGCATGACCGCGGCGACGAAGTTCGCGATGCTCAACGCCAACTACATCAAGGCGCGGCTCGAGGGGCACTATCCCGTGTTGTATTCGGGCGCGAATGGCCGCGTGGCGCACGAGTTGATCTTCGACCTGCGCCAATTCAAGGCGCACGGCGTGGATGAGACGGACATCGCGAAGCGGTTGATGGATTACGGGTTCCACGCGCCCACTGTGTCGTTTCCGGTGGCGGGGACGCTCATGGTGGAGCCCACCGAGAGCGAGCCGCTCCAGGAGCTCGATCGGTTCTGTGATGCGATGATCGCGATCTGGTCCGAGGTGCAGGCGGTGATTGATGGGACCGCTGACAAGGTCGACAATCCCCTGAAGAATGCACCGCACCCGGCGGAGGATGTGGCGGCCGACGAGTGGACGCACAAGTACACCCGGGCCCAGGCGGCGTATCCGGTTCCATCGCTGCGCCACCACAAGTTCTGGCCAACGATCTCGCGGATCGACAATCCGTTTGGCGACCGCAACCTTGTGTGTGCGTGTCCGCCGCTTTCTGACTACGAGTAA
- a CDS encoding GxxExxY protein, with protein MSDLHDPLTEQIIGCAIEVHRRTGPGLLESVYDVCLACELEAAGLDFRREVAVPIEYKTLSVKTAFRVDFVVEERVLVELKAIETLQPVHKAQLLTYLKLTGLPTGLLINFNVPVLIEGVRRMLWRPAGSG; from the coding sequence ATGAGCGACCTGCATGATCCACTGACCGAACAAATTATCGGGTGCGCAATTGAAGTCCACCGGCGAACAGGTCCGGGCCTTCTCGAGTCGGTCTATGACGTTTGCCTTGCGTGCGAACTGGAGGCGGCGGGTTTGGACTTCCGTCGCGAGGTTGCTGTACCCATCGAGTACAAGACCCTCTCCGTCAAAACAGCGTTCCGGGTGGACTTCGTGGTCGAAGAACGGGTCCTGGTTGAACTCAAGGCTATCGAAACGCTGCAACCCGTTCACAAGGCACAGTTGCTGACCTACTTGAAGCTGACAGGCCTGCCAACGGGGCTCCTCATCAATTTCAACGTCCCGGTGCTGATAGAGGGCGTCCGGCGCATGCTGTGGAGACCCGCCGGCTCCGGATGA
- a CDS encoding NAD(P)H-hydrate dehydratase, with amino-acid sequence MRVLTRQQMRDADQQTTQEIGIASLVLMENAGRQVVASMESAFEDLSGLHVAVVCGKGNNGGDGFVVARTLYERSITVSVYLLGVSADVRGDARINLGVLRALELDVVEIADASAWELHGSDVLAADLIVDAIFGTGFSGPATGLVETVIADINAAATPVVAIDLPTGLDADTAEVTGPAVAATLTVTLGAPKLPLVMPPADRLVGSLVIADIGIPRSVIQGLDGPWLELVTRERMRALVTPRVAESQKGDYGRVLIVAGSRGKTGAAYLSACAALRSGAGLVTIATPMSCQPILAGLGVEYMTEGLPETGDGQIAWEALEQILEADADVIAIGPGLGRAPATMALVQAVVERAGVPMVLDADALFAFVGESDRLVGRDGADIIITPHPGEMARLTGLTVEAVQADRVEVARTFATTHRVHVVLKGHRTVVATPEGKAYINLTGNPGMASGGTGDVLTGVVAAWFGQLLDAEDAAQLGVYLHGLAGDLAAADEGETAMIAGDIVDRLGDAVLELTATRRRKPEEAQE; translated from the coding sequence ATGCGAGTGCTCACCCGTCAGCAGATGCGCGACGCCGACCAGCAGACTACCCAGGAAATCGGCATCGCCTCGCTGGTGCTGATGGAAAACGCCGGACGTCAGGTTGTGGCGTCGATGGAATCGGCCTTCGAGGATCTGTCGGGCCTGCACGTCGCGGTGGTGTGCGGGAAGGGGAACAACGGCGGCGACGGATTTGTGGTGGCGCGGACGTTGTATGAGCGCAGCATCACGGTGTCGGTGTATCTGCTCGGCGTGTCCGCCGACGTGCGGGGCGACGCCCGCATCAACCTCGGCGTGCTGCGCGCCCTGGAGCTGGATGTGGTGGAGATTGCCGATGCCTCCGCCTGGGAGTTGCATGGCTCCGACGTGCTCGCGGCCGATCTGATCGTTGACGCCATTTTCGGGACAGGTTTTTCCGGCCCCGCGACCGGTCTGGTCGAGACGGTGATCGCCGATATCAATGCGGCCGCAACTCCAGTAGTCGCCATCGACCTGCCGACCGGCCTTGATGCGGATACCGCCGAGGTTACGGGCCCGGCCGTGGCCGCCACGCTGACTGTGACGCTTGGGGCACCCAAGCTGCCGCTGGTGATGCCGCCGGCCGACCGTCTGGTCGGCAGCCTCGTGATCGCCGACATCGGCATTCCGCGCAGCGTGATTCAGGGCCTCGACGGCCCATGGCTTGAACTCGTCACCAGGGAGCGCATGCGGGCACTGGTGACACCACGCGTGGCCGAGTCGCAGAAAGGCGACTATGGGCGCGTCCTGATCGTGGCCGGGTCACGCGGGAAGACGGGCGCCGCCTACCTGTCGGCCTGCGCAGCCCTGCGGTCGGGTGCCGGTCTGGTAACCATCGCCACGCCGATGTCGTGTCAGCCCATCCTGGCTGGCCTCGGCGTGGAATACATGACCGAAGGCCTGCCAGAGACCGGCGACGGCCAAATCGCCTGGGAGGCCCTGGAGCAGATTCTGGAGGCCGACGCGGATGTCATCGCCATCGGCCCTGGCCTGGGACGGGCGCCGGCGACGATGGCGCTGGTGCAGGCGGTGGTGGAGCGCGCGGGCGTGCCGATGGTGCTCGATGCCGACGCGCTCTTTGCGTTTGTCGGGGAGTCCGACCGACTGGTGGGGCGCGATGGCGCGGACATCATCATCACGCCGCATCCCGGCGAAATGGCACGCCTCACCGGCCTCACTGTTGAAGCCGTACAGGCCGACCGGGTCGAAGTCGCGCGAACCTTCGCGACCACGCACCGCGTACATGTCGTCCTGAAGGGGCACCGCACGGTCGTAGCCACGCCGGAAGGGAAGGCCTACATCAACCTGACCGGGAATCCCGGAATGGCCTCTGGCGGCACCGGGGACGTCCTGACGGGGGTCGTGGCGGCCTGGTTTGGCCAGTTGCTCGATGCGGAGGACGCGGCGCAGCTGGGCGTCTACCTCCACGGCCTGGCGGGGGACCTTGCGGCGGCCGATGAAGGCGAAACCGCCATGATCGCCGGCGACATCGTAGACCGCCTGGGCGACGCCGTGCTGGAACTGACGGCGACACGGCGCCGCAAGCCCGAGGAGGCGCAGGAGTGA